From a single Pseudomonas sp. A34-9 genomic region:
- the cobW gene encoding cobalamin biosynthesis protein CobW: MKTLAKLPVTIVTGFLGSGKTTLLRHMLDNAQGRRIAVIVNEFGELGIDGEILKQCTIGCTEEEATGRVYELANGCLCCTVQEEFFPVMRELVARRGDLDHILIETSGLALPKPLVQAFQWPEIRSACTVDAVITVVDSPAVAAGTFAAFPDQVDAQRKLDPNLDHESPLHELFADQLASADLVILNKADQTSPEDLARVRAEVAEELPPAVKIIEASNGRLPLDVLIGLGAGSEEHIDSRHSHHDHHHGEGDDDHDDHDHDAFDSISIELPQADESLLLDALTQLVVKHGILRVKGFAAIPNKPMRLLIQGVGTRFDKHFDRQWGADEARITRLVLIGQELDAAQLEAQLRAALSV, translated from the coding sequence ATGAAAACACTGGCCAAACTCCCCGTCACCATCGTCACCGGCTTCCTCGGTTCGGGCAAAACCACGCTGCTGCGGCACATGCTCGACAACGCTCAGGGCCGTCGCATCGCAGTGATCGTCAACGAGTTCGGCGAGTTGGGCATTGACGGTGAAATCCTCAAGCAATGCACCATCGGCTGCACCGAAGAAGAAGCCACCGGTCGCGTTTACGAACTCGCCAACGGCTGCCTGTGCTGCACCGTTCAGGAAGAATTCTTCCCGGTGATGCGCGAGCTGGTCGCCCGTCGCGGCGATCTCGACCACATCCTCATTGAAACCTCGGGCCTGGCCCTGCCGAAACCGCTGGTACAAGCCTTCCAGTGGCCGGAAATCCGCAGCGCCTGCACCGTTGACGCGGTGATCACCGTGGTCGACAGCCCGGCCGTGGCCGCTGGCACCTTCGCCGCGTTCCCGGATCAGGTCGATGCCCAGCGCAAACTCGACCCGAACCTCGATCACGAGTCGCCGCTGCACGAACTGTTCGCCGACCAACTGGCCAGCGCCGACCTCGTCATCCTCAACAAGGCCGACCAGACCAGCCCGGAAGATCTGGCTCGCGTTCGCGCGGAAGTCGCCGAAGAGCTGCCACCGGCGGTGAAAATCATCGAAGCCAGCAACGGTCGTCTGCCGCTGGACGTGCTGATCGGCCTCGGCGCCGGTTCCGAAGAACACATCGACAGCCGCCACAGCCATCACGATCACCACCATGGTGAAGGCGATGACGACCACGATGACCACGATCACGACGCCTTCGATTCGATCTCCATCGAACTGCCGCAAGCTGACGAAAGCCTGCTGCTCGACGCCCTGACGCAGCTGGTGGTCAAGCATGGCATCCTCCGTGTCAAAGGTTTCGCCGCGATCCCGAACAAGCCAATGCGCCTGCTGATCCAGGGTGTGGGGACGCGTTTCGACAAGCATTTCGACCGTCAGTGGGGTGCCGATGAAGCACGTATTACGCGTCTGGTGTTAATCGGCCAGGAACTCGACGCCGCGCAACTCGAAGCGCAGCTGCGCGCCGCGCTCAGCGTTTAA
- the cobN gene encoding cobaltochelatase subunit CobN, with the protein MHLLRTQPGGFVSDDNIADLGQTPAELVILCSGDSSLALLAEAAQQLPEDYPSLRLANPMQVQNHASVDLYVDEVLRHAKVILISLHGGIAYWRYGVERLIELSERGVQVILVPGDDRPDPELSDLSTVNAVDRDRLWQFLRQGGLGNALDFFRCLANRWLARDYAWEEPQTLPRTAIYHPNKTTAALSDWQADWLPEHPVAAVLFYRSHLQAANTAFIDVFCQRLQVAGLNPLPIAVASLKEPGCLTVVEDWLDEVEAGVILNTTGFAQSSPEAPHLRPFRRNIPVIQAICAQDNEPGWRDSEQGLGPRDLAMHIALPELDGRIISRPISFKDLAWRSERSQSDVVCYRAQPERMDFVAELARRWIDLARVPNGEKRIALILANYPTRDGRIGNGVGLDTPAAALNILRALQAEGYPVPAELPNSGTELIQQLLGGVSNDLDMIDLRPCQQSLAMDAYLTMFNALPEANRNAVVERWGSPQNDPMCRDGRMMIAGLRLGLTFVGIQPARGYQVDPSAVYHDPDLVPPHAYLAFYFWLRNTYGAHGVIHVGKHGNLEWLPGKGVGLSENCWPDALLGPLPNIYPFIVNDPGEGAQAKRRTQAVIIDHLMPPLTRAETYGPLRNLELLADEYYEAQLLDPRRARELQRDILQLVRETQIDRELQLDAGLDSDADAAIWLPRLDTYLCDLKESQIRDGLHIFGESPSGRLRIDTLLALLRIPRGDGKGAQSSLLRALAKAFELGFDPLDCALADPWTGPRPAELQSQSDEVWRTAGDTRERLELFATELISQTLQSPCRSEPARDSAGAFDTYLPDTPLSRAGSLLQGPRWAEVSAIIDNLREVVAPRLDACGPAEMRGLLDALSGRFVPAGPSGAPSRGRLDVLPTGRNFYSVDVRNLPTTTAWRIGFQSATLILERHLQDHGDHLRQLGLSVWGTATMRTGGDDIAQAMALMGVRPVWATGSQRVDDFEILPLSLLDRPRVDVTLRVSGFFRDAFANLIRLFDAAVQAVAALDEPDDLNPLAAKVRAEREALLQSGVDEDTARRQAGWRIFGAKPGAYGAGVQGAIDGRLWQTRDDLAEVYLNWGAYAYGGADEGTAAREQFVQRLSQVQAVLQNQDNREHDLLDSNDYYQFQGGMLAAVETLRGEAAASYHGDHSQPDLPKIRTLKEELNRVIRSRAANPKWIDGVKRHGYKGAFELAATVDNLFAFDATTQLIDDHQYALLADAYLLDPATREFVREHNPHALRDMTERMLEAQQRGMWQEPGAYKEALENLLLDIEEDM; encoded by the coding sequence ATGCACCTGCTCAGGACCCAGCCCGGCGGTTTCGTCTCGGATGACAACATTGCCGACCTTGGCCAGACCCCCGCCGAGTTGGTGATTCTGTGCAGCGGCGACTCCAGCCTGGCGCTGCTCGCCGAGGCCGCGCAGCAGTTGCCCGAGGATTACCCGAGCCTGCGTCTGGCCAACCCGATGCAGGTGCAGAATCACGCCTCGGTCGATTTGTACGTCGACGAAGTGCTGCGCCACGCCAAGGTGATTCTGATTTCGCTGCACGGTGGCATCGCCTATTGGCGTTATGGCGTCGAGCGTCTGATCGAACTGTCCGAGCGCGGTGTGCAAGTGATTCTGGTGCCGGGCGATGACCGTCCCGATCCGGAACTCAGCGACCTGAGCACCGTCAACGCCGTGGATCGTGATCGCCTCTGGCAGTTCTTGCGTCAGGGCGGCCTGGGCAATGCGCTGGATTTCTTCCGTTGTCTGGCCAACCGTTGGCTCGCCCGCGATTACGCGTGGGAAGAACCGCAGACGCTGCCGCGCACGGCGATTTACCACCCGAATAAAACCACCGCCGCACTGAGTGACTGGCAAGCCGATTGGCTGCCCGAGCACCCGGTCGCGGCGGTGTTGTTTTACCGCTCGCATCTGCAAGCGGCGAACACCGCGTTTATCGATGTGTTCTGCCAGCGCTTGCAGGTGGCGGGGCTGAATCCGCTGCCGATCGCGGTGGCCAGTCTGAAAGAACCCGGCTGCCTGACGGTGGTCGAGGATTGGCTGGACGAAGTCGAGGCGGGGGTGATCCTCAACACCACCGGATTCGCCCAGTCCAGCCCCGAAGCGCCGCATCTGCGGCCGTTTCGCCGCAATATTCCGGTGATTCAGGCGATCTGCGCGCAGGACAACGAGCCCGGCTGGCGCGACAGCGAGCAAGGCCTGGGGCCAAGGGATCTGGCCATGCACATCGCCTTGCCGGAACTCGACGGGCGCATCATCAGCCGGCCGATCAGTTTCAAGGATCTGGCCTGGCGCAGTGAGCGTAGTCAGTCCGATGTGGTCTGCTACCGCGCGCAGCCTGAGCGCATGGATTTTGTCGCCGAACTGGCGCGGCGCTGGATTGATCTGGCGCGGGTGCCGAATGGCGAAAAACGCATCGCGTTGATACTTGCCAACTACCCAACCCGTGATGGGCGCATCGGCAACGGCGTCGGCCTCGACACGCCGGCAGCGGCGCTGAATATCCTTCGCGCGTTGCAGGCAGAGGGTTATCCGGTCCCGGCAGAGTTGCCCAATAGCGGCACCGAGTTGATCCAGCAATTGCTCGGTGGCGTCAGCAACGATCTCGACATGATTGATCTGCGCCCGTGCCAGCAAAGTCTGGCGATGGACGCTTACCTGACGATGTTCAACGCGCTGCCCGAGGCCAATAGAAACGCAGTGGTCGAGCGTTGGGGATCGCCGCAAAACGATCCGATGTGCCGCGACGGTCGCATGATGATTGCCGGTCTGCGCTTGGGCCTGACCTTCGTCGGTATTCAGCCGGCGCGCGGTTATCAGGTAGACCCGAGTGCGGTCTATCACGACCCTGATCTGGTGCCGCCGCACGCGTATCTGGCGTTCTATTTCTGGCTGCGCAACACCTACGGCGCCCACGGTGTGATTCACGTCGGCAAGCACGGCAACCTTGAGTGGCTGCCGGGCAAAGGCGTCGGGCTTTCGGAGAATTGCTGGCCGGACGCATTGCTCGGGCCGCTGCCGAACATTTATCCGTTTATCGTCAACGACCCGGGCGAGGGCGCCCAAGCGAAACGACGCACGCAAGCGGTAATCATCGACCACCTGATGCCACCGCTGACCCGCGCCGAAACCTACGGCCCGCTGCGCAATCTGGAACTGCTGGCCGACGAGTATTACGAAGCGCAACTGCTCGACCCACGCCGCGCCCGCGAGTTGCAGCGTGACATTCTGCAACTGGTGCGCGAGACGCAGATCGACCGCGAACTGCAACTCGATGCAGGCCTGGACAGTGATGCCGATGCGGCGATCTGGCTGCCGCGCCTCGATACCTATTTGTGTGATTTGAAGGAATCGCAGATTCGCGATGGTCTGCACATCTTTGGTGAATCGCCGAGCGGGCGTTTGCGCATTGATACGTTGTTGGCGCTGCTACGGATTCCGCGTGGCGACGGCAAGGGCGCGCAGTCGAGTCTGCTGCGCGCATTGGCCAAGGCGTTTGAACTGGGTTTCGACCCGCTCGATTGTGCGTTGGCCGATCCATGGACAGGGCCGCGTCCCGCAGAGCTGCAATCGCAAAGCGACGAAGTCTGGCGCACTGCTGGTGATACCCGCGAACGACTCGAACTGTTTGCCACTGAACTGATTTCCCAGACGCTGCAATCCCCTTGTAGGAGTGAGCCTGCTCGCGATAGCGCAGGGGCATTCGATACATATTTGCCTGACACACCGCTATCGCGAGCAGGCTCACTCCTACAGGGACCGCGCTGGGCTGAAGTCAGCGCAATTATCGACAATCTGCGCGAAGTCGTTGCGCCACGCCTGGACGCCTGCGGCCCCGCTGAAATGCGCGGTTTGCTCGACGCGCTTAGCGGTCGCTTCGTCCCTGCCGGCCCGAGCGGAGCGCCGAGCCGTGGTCGCCTCGACGTGCTGCCGACCGGGCGCAATTTCTACTCGGTCGACGTGCGCAACCTGCCGACCACCACCGCGTGGCGCATCGGGTTCCAGTCGGCGACGTTGATTCTTGAGCGCCATCTCCAGGATCACGGCGATCACCTGCGCCAGCTCGGTTTATCGGTCTGGGGCACGGCAACCATGCGCACCGGTGGCGACGACATTGCCCAAGCGATGGCATTGATGGGCGTGCGTCCGGTGTGGGCCACTGGCAGTCAGCGTGTCGACGACTTCGAGATTCTGCCGCTGAGCCTGCTCGACCGCCCGCGCGTCGATGTCACCTTGCGGGTTTCCGGATTTTTCCGCGATGCGTTCGCCAACCTGATCCGCCTGTTCGACGCAGCAGTGCAAGCGGTGGCGGCCCTCGACGAGCCGGACGACCTCAATCCATTGGCCGCGAAAGTGCGTGCCGAGCGCGAGGCACTGTTGCAGTCGGGCGTCGATGAGGACACCGCACGGCGCCAGGCTGGTTGGCGGATCTTCGGCGCCAAACCCGGTGCCTATGGCGCTGGTGTACAAGGCGCGATCGATGGCCGTTTGTGGCAGACCCGCGACGATCTGGCCGAGGTCTATCTGAACTGGGGCGCCTACGCCTATGGCGGTGCCGACGAAGGTACGGCCGCCCGCGAACAGTTCGTCCAGCGTCTGAGCCAGGTGCAAGCGGTGCTGCAAAATCAGGACAATCGCGAACACGACCTGCTCGACTCCAACGACTATTACCAGTTCCAGGGCGGCATGCTTGCGGCCGTGGAAACCCTGCGTGGCGAGGCGGCGGCCAGTTATCACGGCGATCACAGTCAGCCGGATCTGCCGAAGATTCGCACGTTGAAGGAAGAGCTGAACCGGGTGATTCGCTCACGTGCGGCCAATCCGAAGTGGATCGACGGGGTCAAGCGCCACGGCTATAAAGGCGCGTTTGAACTGGCGGCGACGGTTGATAACCTGTTTGCGTTTGATGCGACGACACAGTTGATCGATGACCACCAGTACGCGTTGTTGGCGGATGCTTATTTGCTGGATCCGGCGACTCGGGAGTTTGTTCGCGAGCATAATCCGCATGCGCTTCGCGATATGACCGAGCGCATGCTTGAGGCGCAGCAGCGGGGGATGTGGCAG